DNA from Longimicrobiaceae bacterium:
CCCTGGCCCCGGTCCTGGGTGTCCGGACGCCGCTCGCGCGCGATCAACGGACCACCGTGGTCGTTCCTTCCCTGCTCCTGCCCGCGGTCGTCGAGCTCGGCCCGGACCGGGTTGCCGGTGGCGTGGCCGGGGTGGAGGCGGATCTGCGGCTCGTGGGTCCCGTCGGCGTCTCGGGCGGCTTCCTCTACACGGCAGGCGACCCGATCGGCGTGCTCCTCCTGACCGATGACGGCGTGCTCGCGCACATTTCGGCGGAGGGACCCTCGGCCTGGTTCTTCCACGCCGATCTATCCGTCCGGCTGCCGGACATGAAGGTCGACGAGGACTGGCCCACGCCGCGAGTGATTCCGGCGGGCTACCTGGTCGCCGGGGCCGCGCGGATCCGGCAGGAGTTCGGTGGGAGCGTGCTCGCGCTCGCGGACGACGACGTGGAGGAGAGCTGGGGGATGCATCTGGCCTACCGGGCCCAGTTCCCGGTCGGATCGAGGAACCTGGTCCTGCAGGCCTCGCTGGAGGACTACATCCCCTTCTGGAACCGGGATCACGAGCGAGCGCGCCTGAGCCGGGCCATCGAGCTCCACTCCGGTCGCGCCCTGGCCACCGGAGTGGCCTACAACCGCACCCACATCGTGATGCTGAACCTGGGCCTCGCGCTCAGGCTCTGAGCAGAAAGCCTCAGGACCCCGTCTGGCCGCGCTCCGTCGAGCACTCCCCGCAGCGGCCGTGGAAGATCAGCTGGTGGTGGTCCACCGTGAAGCGGTGCTCCCGCTCGATCCGCTCGGAGATGGTGCGGTCGAGCCCGCAGATGGACACCGTCCGCACCGCCCCGCAGGCGTCGCACACCAGGTGGTGGGTGTGGCGCTCCGCCGGCACCAGCTCCACCCGCTCCGCGCCCTCGCCGGTGAGCACCGGGCGCGCCAGGCCGATCTCCATCAGCCAGTCGAGCGTGCGGTACACCGTGACCAGGTCGATCCGGTCGGTCCCCACCGCCTCGTGTAGCGCGCGGGCGCTGAGCGGCTCCGGCGCGCCCGCGAGCGCCTCGATCACCCGCCGGCGGGGGCGGGTGAGGCGGTGGCCGCGCTCGGCGGCGGCGCGGAGGACCTCTGCGGCTTCGGGCATGGCTCCGGGGCGGAGTACGGGGCGCCGGCGTCTCCACGCTGATACCACGCAGCGCGGAGAGCGGTCCGCACAGGCGTTTTTTGCGTCCGGTGCGCTCGCCGGCCGAGCCCGGGAATCCTTGACCCTCCGGGAGCGCCGGGTTATACTTGTCGCCGTCAGACGCGCCGGGAAGCCCCATTTTTGAGCCAACGCTTTTGAAGCCGGAGGCCGACTCTTGCGGCCGACGCCACGCCCCTCCGGGGGAAGGCGGAAGCCGCGGGGACGCTTTCCAAACTGTTCACAACAGGCTTCAAAAATCCTTCCCGGCGCGCCCCGACACGGGCTGGTCTCGCGAGCGAGGCTGGCCCGTCGTTCATTTCGGCGACCACCCGGGAGGCCCCGTGCCCGTCGTCCGCGTAACGCGCCGCGTCCACTTCTCCGCGGCGCACCGCCTGCACAACCCCGCGCTCTCCGACGAGGAGAACCGGCGGGTGTTCGGCCTGTGCAACAGCCCGAACTGGCACGGGCACAACTACGAGCTGGCCGTCACCGTAGAGGGCGAGCCCGACCCGGCCACCGGGTACGTCGTCGACCTGGGTCACCTGCGCGATGCCGCCGAGGAAGTGGTCCGCGACCTGGACCACCGCAACCTGAACCTGGACGTTCCCTGGCTGCAGGGGACGATCCCCTCCACCGAGAACCTGGTGGTGGCGATCTGGAACCGGCTCGCGCCGCGGGTCCCCTCCGGGCGGCTGGTCCGCCTGGTGCTGGAGGAGACGCCGCGCAATTCCGCAGAATACACGGGGGAGTAGATGTCCATCATAGAGAGGGAGATCCCGCACTCGGAGCTGGGCGGGGAAGAAACGGAGGCCACGCCCTTCCAGGAGCGCGTGCGCGAGCTGCTCGGCGAGCTCGGGGAGGACCCGGACCGCCAGGGGCTGCTGAAGACGCCCGAGCGCGTGGAGAAGAGCCTCCGCTGGCTCACCCGCGGCTACCAGCTCGGGGTGCGCGACGTGATCGGCGACGCCATCTTCGACGAGGAGCACCACAACATGGTGCTGGTGAAGGACATCGAGATGTACTCGATGTGCGAGCACCATATGCTCCCCTTCTTCGGCAAGGTGCACGTCGCCTACATCCCCAACGGCAAGATCGTGGGGCTGTCCAAGCTCCCGCGCATCGTGGAGGTGTTTGCGCGGCGGCTGCAGGTGCAGGAGCGCCTCACCGAGCAGATCGCCACGGCTATCCAGGAGGTGCTGGAGCCGCAGGGGGTGGGCGTGGTGATCGAGGCCGCGCACCTCTGCATGATGATGCGCGGGGTGGAGAAGCAGAACTCCAAGACGATCACCAGCGCGGTGAAGGGGGTGTTCCTGGACGACCAGCGGACCCGGGAGGAGTTCCTGCGGCTCTGCATGGTGAACGGCGTGATGGGCTGAGTCGGCCCACTTTTCGGCGAACTTCGGACGGGGGGACGATGGAGGAGCAGCTGCGGGGGAAGACGGCGCTGGTCACGGGCGCCTCGCGCGGGATCGGTCTGGCGGTGGCGCGGGAGCTGGCGCGGGCCGGCGCGTGGGTGGGGATGGTGGCCCGCACGGAGCGGGAGCTGGCGCGGGCCGCGGGGGAGGTGGGGGGGCACTGCATCCCCGCCGACGTCACCTCGCCGGCGGCCGTCCACGGGCTGGTGGGGTACGTGACCGAGCTGCTGGGGGACACGCCGGACATCCTGGTGAACGCCGCCGGCGCCTTCGCGCTGGCGCCGCTCGCCCGGACGGACCCGGACACCTTCGAGCGGCAGATCGCCGTCAACCTGCGCGGGCCGTTCCTGCTGGTGCGCGCCCTCCTCCCGCTGATGCTGGCCCGCCGCTCCGGGCACGTGGTCAACATCGGCTCCGTCGCCGGCCGCGTGGCCTTCCCGGAGAACGGCGCCTACTCCGCCTCCAAGTTCGGGCTGCGAGGGCTCCACGAGGTGCTGGTGCAGGAGACCCGCGGCACCGGCGTCCGCGCGACCCTGGTGGAGCCGGGCGCCACCGACACCGCGCTCTGGGACCCCATCGATCCGGACGGCAGGGCGGACCTCCCCTCGCGCGCGCAGATGCTCTCGCCCGACGACGTGGCGCGGGCGGTCCTCTTCGCCGCCGCCCAGCCGGCCGGGGTGGAGATCCCGGTCATCGCCGTCCAGTCCGCGGGGTAGGGTCATGTACCTGATCAACGTCCGGGCGCACTACGACTCCGCCCACTTCCTGCGCAGC
Protein-coding regions in this window:
- a CDS encoding SDR family oxidoreductase, whose product is MEEQLRGKTALVTGASRGIGLAVARELARAGAWVGMVARTERELARAAGEVGGHCIPADVTSPAAVHGLVGYVTELLGDTPDILVNAAGAFALAPLARTDPDTFERQIAVNLRGPFLLVRALLPLMLARRSGHVVNIGSVAGRVAFPENGAYSASKFGLRGLHEVLVQETRGTGVRATLVEPGATDTALWDPIDPDGRADLPSRAQMLSPDDVARAVLFAAAQPAGVEIPVIAVQSAG
- a CDS encoding Fur family transcriptional regulator gives rise to the protein MPEAAEVLRAAAERGHRLTRPRRRVIEALAGAPEPLSARALHEAVGTDRIDLVTVYRTLDWLMEIGLARPVLTGEGAERVELVPAERHTHHLVCDACGAVRTVSICGLDRTISERIEREHRFTVDHHQLIFHGRCGECSTERGQTGS
- the folE gene encoding GTP cyclohydrolase I FolE, translating into MSIIEREIPHSELGGEETEATPFQERVRELLGELGEDPDRQGLLKTPERVEKSLRWLTRGYQLGVRDVIGDAIFDEEHHNMVLVKDIEMYSMCEHHMLPFFGKVHVAYIPNGKIVGLSKLPRIVEVFARRLQVQERLTEQIATAIQEVLEPQGVGVVIEAAHLCMMMRGVEKQNSKTITSAVKGVFLDDQRTREEFLRLCMVNGVMG
- a CDS encoding 6-carboxytetrahydropterin synthase — translated: MPVVRVTRRVHFSAAHRLHNPALSDEENRRVFGLCNSPNWHGHNYELAVTVEGEPDPATGYVVDLGHLRDAAEEVVRDLDHRNLNLDVPWLQGTIPSTENLVVAIWNRLAPRVPSGRLVRLVLEETPRNSAEYTGE